The genomic stretch TCAATTATggacattacaaatattttcttataggATAAACTTTTCATGACCAGATGACTAGGTTTCTAAGAAACGTTTGTGGAAAAACTTCACCACTTTGCATAAACTGTGCATGCAAAATACTTACACATTTTTCTGTATCACACCATGGCCCTTATTTCAtcttaaaccaatttataatagttttttaagtttgtGGACTGTACTTTACAAATTCAATGcaagttcaaaaataaataatgagttGCAGCAACTTGTATCTCCCACTTCAAAAAACGAGGGCAGAATACAATTTACAACATTCAGTTGAATTTGTTCATATCTCAGTTTTGGTTACTTAAAAAGTCAGATACACACTGTCTGTGaagtaaaaacttaacaataatttaaatttcaactgataaaaatcttattttacttataaaatttaaattactattttttttaacatgaagATTTTTAAGTTAGATACAGCTTAGATACACATTCAATTGTTACTAAGCTTTAAAGTACATataatcaaaaccaataaaaattgcttgtttcataaatgttttgactAAACCCCTAGTTTTATTAGTGAAAACactaaaataccattttaaacaattcaaatgCTATAAAGAGGTTTTTACAAACCATACCTTGCCCCCAAATGTCAGTATCGGTCTATAACCCATGGTTTGCACGTCATATACAAacttttgcaaaaataatttttattttattctgttggtcacaaaatgtatatttccaTTGACaaccaaaattaatgtttaagtaATCAATATACAATATATCCTCCAACACTATAGGAGGGAAAGGAGTAAAACTGATCACATACAGTATAAGGgaacttggaattaattttaggtcttataaatttattataattgagaCCATATCATTAACTCTAAACctacatttattattgcttaagACCTCCCTTTTTATTTGATGGATCACATTTCAGTGATCATGCCAGACCATTGGCAGATTTCAGAAACTTCTAATGCATCAgctttctttattaaattttgtttaatacaaagTGTTATGCAAAGAAATTTTTGTAGTGAATTTCAGTAACCTAGAAATTCATCACTTAACACCTTCGGAGGAAGCCTCTATTGAGATTGAGAGCACACTAGCTGATACGTCAATAATAACAGCAGGGTGGTGGAGGCCTCTATTGAGATTGGGAGCACACTAGCTGATACATCAATAATAACAGCAGGGCGTGATTAACATGAGGTTGACACAGCAGCTTTAATGAAGTTAGCGTAAAGACGGAAAGAGAGGTGGccaactttatatttaaaacagaagcATCAGTCAGAGACGAATTGAAGGAATTCAgtgtaggcctacaatttattattgttatatttgtcataaatttataataatttacgaCTAGTTTGAGTTTCATCTAAGAATTATTAGTATTAACCGAAATTTTAGCATTATCAATCTCCCTGGATACACCTCTGAAAAATAGTGACAtatttcatatagattatttCCAATTAAGTCACAAACTTTCTTTTCTTCAGTGCCTATCTCATCGTACCATCTTCCagcaatgtaaacattttttctttactattattttatttttattatcttcatTCGTATAATCCCACAAACACGGATACGATTCAACAAGTTCAATGAGCACAACTACATCGTACTTTAACGAAGCACTTTGCAGAGTTAAAGGCGAAGACTGAACTGCGACTGCACAGCAACAGCCATGTTGGGGAACAGCAGCTTGACAACATGTCCCAACACGTCACCAGCACAGCACCGGTGTGAATGTACCCATAACATTATACTGCCAAAGATGCTGTGCTGTTGCCGAGATGTGTAGTGTGAAAAcgcataataaaagttttaatttgtagttAGGTAAAAACATACAGATTGTTAACATGTCATCAACAATAACTGAGCATTTCAACCTTAATCAGTAAATATTTAGAATGAATGAATCTCTAGATTTTGCCTAATTAGTTTTACTTGTGGAGTAACTCACAAAAAAACCACTGTAAAGACATTGTACAGGGTGATGTCAATGTATCGGAATAGTTCTGTTTTCAACTCATATTTGATAACGAAATTCAAATTaactctaatttaatttttcaaagctaTCTGCCTAATAAAGTGTTCCGTCATTTGTACAATAAATAGCAACTGAAATTAGAGCTATTCCGAtagtttgaagtaaaataataacaacttcGCATACGTAAttgtataaaaacagtttattacaataaaataaaaacttatgataaattaaaactaaattagactatttttaacaataaaaatagttataaacactTCATATCCTTATACTTAGATCATTTCTGTTACTGCCTTTATGACACTGGAAGTTTTCTGAAATCTCGTTTAGCAAATCTTGAAGTGGGTTTACCAGAAGTATGTGCCAAGAAAGGAATAGGGCCAACAGCTTCATTTACTTGACTGAAGTGCAATGACTCAGGAAGACAAATGTTACCTTTCACTATGCAGTTGATTTGTTTCAACACGTCCCTCGGCATGGGGGTTATCAGATAGATAGTACTAGTATGGTAGTCTATTCCTCGAACGAttcctgtaaaattaaaaatggtttactaCAGGTGAATTCAAAGTGATAAAAGAGTTACAATTTGTGCAAACAATAAATGTTGCCAACGGGTTGTCAAATAAGGTTTATTTATCATTTTGGTTTTCAAAgcaataaatttgtgtaaaaatgcAATGAACATTATTAGGACAACATTTGTTTTCATGTATTAACTCTGTTTCACGACACGAATGTTCACTTGGAGTGGCCAACAACTGAGTCTGCATGCAGTTATATTGTTTGTTTCTCTTTCCCCCTCAGTTTGTTGATAGTCAATGTAAATACATCATGGAAGTTATATCCATTCAAGTAAACATCCCAAGTTGTTTACTCAACTCTTATGAAAAGTTTATAGAGTCTCtacataaaaatgaaagtaaGTATTCATGTCAGTGATTCAGCTTTAACTTTTCTAGCTTCTAGAAATTCTTTTTAACTAACTTTGTATATTTATAGAGAacgctttaaaaaatttcaaatgttcatatttaaaatcattcctagtttctatattaaatatttaggacgcaatgtatttaaaaaattgaatatatttaaatatcaattcaatattttacaaatatgtatattaaactaATAGTGTATTGTATGTTTTTGCTGGGATGAATCAGTGTTAATATCCACAGTTATAACCAAATTAGTTGGTTCAGTACTGTCTGTggattaaaacttaaatacttaCACTCATCTAATTAAACCTTGAATTTGCTAATTGTGTCAGCACAGGTGAACCGAAGATTACAACTTTTCTATGGTTAATTATTTTTAGCTGTGATTTTTCATCATAAGGTACATTTCCGATTTGGTATCTTCACTGAGTCCAATGAGGTACATGCAACATACTGCAAATGGCCTAGTACATTTTGTAAAGGTGAATAATATGCCTTACCAGACATTTTGAGTAGTTATGTATTAAATGTGCTACGTTCTCTAACAATTAAAATGATCAGTTTTTGGAATGCTTATCATacttaaaagtttcaaataatttttttaaactaatacaattgtatttcttcacaaattttaatatcatacaaTTAAACAgcgcataaaaaataaaacactacacaGCTTTTACAGAATTTTGTCTTgcttatacagtttatatttggaatttcatgtattacatgtataaaaataatatccttTCTAAGTCATTCTGTTAGTTTGAGATTTAAATACTTCTGACTACACATCTAACGTTTGATATAAACACTAACCtttcatgcaaaaataaataataacaatagtagaTGCTGCTTATTGTTTTCAGAATAcataagtttgttatttacaatttttgatcGGAATcagataatatattttcttgtggGAATTTAGAATccattttattaatactaatccATTTTATGGTTCAGCAGATGTGAGTTGCTACTTTAGCTTATGCTTTGATGTGCTCTGTTACAATgatttttatcttattaaattcataattaatactCAGTGATATACGAACTTATTATGTTATtcagttgatatttattattacttatccTTTTAGTGCcattcaatataattaattcctGTGCCAAAAGTGTGAACCATTTTATTGCTGGCAACAAATTATACACAAGTAAAAATTTTTCGAATATTTCCAATGATGTTGCCATTATGGATGTAGCCATAATGGATGTAGCCATAATATAgataagtagtaaaataaataaaacacaaaataagaaagaaagaaaagaaagaaagaaaatatttatttcccaaaaataaaacatagttaatacataataaacaataacagatatgtatacaataaagtccttgacctgccagggtgtcgaccagaaaaaaatatgctataagatttacactaagataattgaagctcacaaaattaaaatattaatatttacatagacatcaatataatctaaaagtttaacttaactgttttcctagaatgtactaaaattaaaatcctaaaaTAGTAAACATTGTGGTGATAACTTTCTCACTGGAAATCAAAAACATTTGCAAATGGggttttattaagaaaattggcatattaagttaaaataacatGACGATGAcagaatactttttttaataaaatatttaattcttttagtgtTACTGCCcgaatttgtaaaataaaaataaaaagtacttgaactagtaatattgaaatacagtaattataatgttttataatctcAGTATCAAACGATCTATCCGACAATTACATTACCATTAACTCTTTGGGTACCAGTACCAGAGGCTACTGCCTGACCCATGACCGCCCGCACCCCAGAGGTCAGTACTACCGAACACCGTCAAGATCTATGCTTTACGTTCTGCTTCATACTGaccttagttttaaaatataaattttctcttttttagCCTTTTCAGATTTGCTATTGATTAGTGTGAATTAAAAGTGCATTATGTATATAACGTTTAGTAATTACTACAAAaggaaatttacataaattaatctctttaaaccaaaaatatgtacaaacattttttttaatcattcggaaatactttttttattggtaaagtttttgtatattatttacaactatttaagaATAAATCATGAATTGAACTTAAAAAGTAGTGGAGTTCCAGATTTTTACAGATATACAGCACAATTTAGTCAAAAGTGGCTGGCAATTTTAGTTCAAACATGCCTGTGAAGGCTTGGCATTCCTTGTACAAATATAGAAAATCTCACACGGCAGTAAAAAAGTTAATGAATGCTTcagatatttcaaaaaattaatcaaatgcCAATTTGCTTATTACTTTTGATGTttctaaaaaattacttgtataacatttttttaaatacaaataaatacatttttaccactAACATTTCTTATCCAATAgaacaaattaaatactatagTTACCGAATCCAGGGCAGTGAGGAAATTTGTCGCCTTCATTCATAATACAAAGTGCAACCAAATTGCCATTCATTGTTGCACACAACTGAGCTTTTGTGAAGTTGTATTTGTTGGTGATTTTTAGGTTTATCTGGTCCAtatttatcctaaaaaaaaaaatatttaaaatgtttactaaacacaACTATAAGtgtatttcttattaattttataaaagctatTATTAGCAGAGGCTTTCATTGTATATGGCACTATGAACACAAGACTAAATCAACATAACTTATTTTCTCTCTATACAAAGTACTAATTtggtggttttttaaatataaagttgaaGGTTATGTGTATATAAGCATATGTACAGATGCAATCAAAAAGCAGACAAGCCTTTAAATCATCTTGTAAATcgttgtatatacagggtgattcaaaactaaacggcaatctctcgagagcttattctatagctaaaaacaagtaaaaaagttcatataaccatatgcccggaaacgcttcgttagcgagttacgcctagcgaaagatttcgcccagatttcagaacccttggtgaagtcaggccgtataaaaatggtaaaggtagtacaaagatacaaatacgattgttttttatgtttttatatctgacaaatttattaaaattcgtcccagagctgtaaatgcaatactttcagagatatcttacgtaaaacacaagaattggtgcaaagaaataacacatttttgtgtttaacgtaagattacttccataaatgttaaataaaggtcatttttttcttaaacagatttgtagaacatttaattctgaaaagattcatgtgaattacttaggaaaaaaattaataataggtattgaaatttagctttattta from Homalodisca vitripennis isolate AUS2020 chromosome 2, UT_GWSS_2.1, whole genome shotgun sequence encodes the following:
- the LOC124355004 gene encoding polynucleotide 5'-hydroxyl-kinase NOL9 isoform X2, which translates into the protein MGFTKGFGVKLICDIIKNVKPTHVIEIESKKRNLNFPMRLDPGFVHSQNFGNCATPLDYKFFIVGSGAEEKGNNSPKARGMSPAEARNLVILAYFSEVLSPEMLRLTQATPYMINMDQINLKITNKYNFTKAQLCATMNGNLVALCIMNEGDKFPHCPGFGIVRGIDYHTSTIYLITPMPRDVLKQINCIVKGNICLPESLHFSQVNEAVGPIPFLAHTSGKPTSRFAKRDFRKLPVS